Below is a window of Nitrospinota bacterium DNA.
CCCAGGTTGAGGAAAGTGAGCGGTTATAAACACCTGCCAGAACTGCGTGAGATCATGAAACGGGCTCTGGCGGGGAAGATAATGGTGAAAGCGGCGTGACGGTCATGCCGGGAGTTTCAACTAAAAAAGGGATTGACTCATTCTTGATGTCGAAGGGAAAAAATATTCGGGTAAAAGCCGATTACCATATCGGCGCTCCATTTTCTAAAAATGAGGCTTTGGAACCATGTGGTTACGCGGAAACCATAAAGAATCTGGCCGTTTCAATTAAATAAAACATTCCTTGCGCCACTTCATCGTCTCCCCGCTTGCCGTGTCCGGTGATTCGGTAACCATCACGGGGCAGGACGCGCATCACATACATCACGTGCTGCGGCTTAAAAAGGGGGACGAAATCACTGTCGCCGCGGGCGAACCCGGCCGTCTGCTTTGCGAGGTGGCGCACATCTCAAAAGAAAGCGTAACCGCCACGATCATCGCCAGACTGGCCGAGCTGGAACCGGCCGGGCCAAAAATCATCCTCGCACAGGGACTGCCCAAGGGTAAAAAGATGGACGATATCGTGCGCATGGCATGCGAGCTGGGTGTTGCGGAAATAATCCCTGTGGTCACCCAAAGGTGCGTGGCAAAAATCGGGGACAACGCCGATTCCAAAGTTGAACGCTGGAACGCCGTTTCCATCGCCGCCGCCAAACAGTCCCAGGCAAGCCATGTGACGGCGGTGGCCGGAGCTATGCAAATCGGCGCGCTCCCCTCCCCTTCCGGCTCGAACATCTCCATCGTTTTATGGGAGGAGGAGTCCCGCCCGCTAAAAGAGATACTTCAGACCGCGCCAAAGCCGGACAGCATAACAATCGTCATCGGGCCGGAGGGGGGATTGGCGAAAGATGAAGTCGAATCGCTCAAATCGCGTGGTTTCTCCTGCGCTTCCATCGGCAATAAAATCCTGCGCACCGAGACAGCCGGAGTGGCGGCGGCGTCCATGATTTTGTATCATTACTCATGAGCATGGACAAAGGCCACGTCTCCGGAAAATCGGGCGAAATCCCGCCGTTCATGGTGATGGACGCCATGGAAAAGGCGAAGCTGATGGAGCGGGCCGGGGAGAACATAGTCCACCTGGAGATCGGCGAGCCGGACTTGGACACGCCTGATGTGATAAAGCGGGCAGGCGTCGCGGCGATAAACGAGGGGCGCACAAAATACACCCACAGCCTGGGGCTTATCGAGCTTCGCGAGGCGATCTGCTGGCGGATGAAAAAAGAATACGGCGTCACCGTCGGCCCGGACAGGGTGCTGGTCTCCACCGGCTCGTCGGCGGCGCTGTTCCTTGCGCTGGCGGCGGTGATAGACCCCGGCGACGAGGTGATACTCTCCGATCCGTGCTACGCCTGTTATCCGAATTTCATCACGTTCCTTGGCGGGAAACCTGTGCATGTCCCTGTTCGCGAGGACGATGGTTTCCAGTTTTCGGCTAAAAGTATCAGCGAAAAAATCACCCCCCGCACCCGGGCGATACTTATAAACTCACCGTCCAATCCCACCGGGACGTTGCTTGATGCTGCGGCGATGCGGGAAATAGCCTCGCTCGGCCCCCTTGTGATTTCCGACGAGATATACCATGGCATGGTATATGAGGGCCGGGCGGACACGATATTGAACCATACGGACAACGCTATCGTGATAGACGGATTCTCCAAGCGCCACGCCATGACCGGCTGGCGGCTGGGGCATGCCATCGTCCCGGAGCGCCTCCTGCGCCCCATGCAGAAGATGCAGCAGAACTTTTATATTTCGGCCTGCAGCTTTTCGCAATGGGCGGGGGTGGCGGCCATCCGCCATGGGGACGAAAGCCTGGCCATGATGCGCGACACATTCAATAAGCGCCGCAGGTTCCTGCTGGAACGATTGGGCGAAATCGGCCTTGCGCCAAAATGCGAGCCGAAGGGGGCCTTTTACGCGTTCGTCAACGTTTCCCGGTATTCCAGGGATTCGGCGGCCTTCGCCGATGAAATACTGGAAAAAGCGAAGGTGGCGGTGACGCCCGGTATTGATTTCGGCCCCGGCGGAGAAGGTTTTATAAGATTAAGTTACGCCAATTCCGAGGAACGTATCGGCGAGGGAATCACCAGATTGAAAGCTTTTCTGGATGAATATAACCACAGAGCCACGGAGGCACGGAGAAAGAAATATTAATCTGTGGGATTCAAATGTCCGGATGATCCCGCAACTTCAAGCCAATGCGCCTTTCCGCCGCTAATGACAATGTATTTGTCCGCCGGACACCCCGGCAAGCCACTTTTGAAAAAGAAGAATTATCTCTGCGCCTCTGTGGTGAAAAAATCCTTGTCCACAAAAAAACCATTTTTTATTGACTTCGGAATTAGGCGCTGACATACTTATTAATTCGCGGGGTCGTAGTTCAGTTGGTTAGAACGCCGGCCTGTCACGCCGGAGGTCGCGAGTTCGAGTCTCGTCGGCCCCGCCATTATTTGCGTCCCGCCGCTTCCGGCGGCGGATCGCGCTTCCCCGCCGCCATCCCAAAACCCCCGAAAAACGGCCCAGAGTCCGCTTCCTTCTATTAGAAGCTTAGAGAAGGGATTTATGGTATCCTTTCTGTTCGCTCATGAAGCCTCATGAATGGGTAGTATACCTACCACTTGTTCATGATGCCTTATGAATGGGAAACACCCGTTTATTAAACCGAAACAAAAGGAAGACAGATGGCAGGCAAAGAACTGAAAATTTATTGGACCGAGACCGACGAAGCGCCCATGCTGGCGACTTATTCCCTGCTCCCCATCATCCAGAAATTCACCGGCGGATGCGGCTTTTCCGTGGAACCAGCGGACATATCACTTTCCGGCAGGATACTGGCCAACTTCCCCGAAAACCTGACGGAGGCCCAGCGCATTCCCGATTGGCTAACCCAGTTGGGAAAGCTTGCCGAGACCCCGGAGGCCAACATCATAAAGCTTCCGAACATCAGCGCCTCGGTGCCGCAATTGAAGGCGGCCATAAAGGAGCTGCAGGAAAAGGGCTACAAGATCCCGGACTATCCGGAGAATCCGGCCAACGACGCCGAAAAGGAGATCAAAACTCGCTACGCAAAGGCCCTGGGCAGCGCCGTGAACCCGGTGCTTCGCGAGGGGAATTCCGACCGGCGCGCGGCGGTGGCGGTGAAAGAGTACGCCCGCAAGAACCCGCACAAGATGGGGGCGTGGTCGTCCGGCTCCAAGACGCACGTTTCCACCATGACCGGAGGGGACTTCCGCTCCAATGAAAAATCGGTGACCGTGCCTGAGGCCACATCCGTGAAAATCGAACTGGCGGGCAAGGACGGCAAGACCACCGTGCTAAAGGAGAAACTCTCCCTTAAGGCCGGCGAGGTGATAGACGGGACGTTCATGAGCAAAAAGGCGCTTGTGAAGTTCATCGAGGAACAGGCCGAGGACGCCAAAAAGCAGGGGGTGCTCTTCTCCTTGCACCTGAAGGCCACGATGATGAAGGTGTCCGACCCGGTGATGTTCGGCCACGCGGTGAAGGTGTTCTACAAGGACGTTTTTGAGAAACACGCCGCCGTCATCGCGGAGCTGAAAGTCAATGTCAACAACGGGCTTGGCGACCTGTACGCCAAGATAAAGAGCCTGCCTGCGGACCAGCAGGCGGCCATCGAGGCGGACATAAAGGAGTGCTACAAAAACAGGCCGGCCATCGCCATGGTCAACTCGGACAAGGGGATAACCAACCTCCACGTCCCTTCCGACATCATCATCGACGCTTCCATGCCGGCGATGATACGCGAGTCGGGCAGGATGTGGGGACCGGACGGGAAACTGGCCGACACCAAGGCGGTGATCCCGGACCACAGCTACGCCCCGCTTTACCACGAGACTATCGAACATTGCAAAAAGCACGGCGCTTTCGACCCGCGCACCATGGGCACGGTGCCAAACGTGGGCCTTATGGCGCAAAAGGCGGAAGAGTACGGCTCCCACGACAAGACGTTCGAAATCCCGTCCGACGGCGTTGTGCGGGTGGTGGACGCATCCGGCAAGACGCTCATCGAACACAATGTGGAGGCGGGGGACATCTGGCGCGCCTGCCAGACCAAGGACGCCCCGATCCGCGACTGGGTGAAGCTTGCCGTCACCCGCGCCCGTGCCACCGGCGCACCGGCCATCTTCTGGCTGGACGCGGACCGCGGCCATGACGCGCAGATCATCGAAAAGGTGAAAACGTACCTTAAGGACCACGACACCTCCGGGCTGGACATCCGCATAATGTCCGTTGGCGAGGCCACCCGCCTTTCACTGGAAAGGATGAGGGATGGCAAGGACACCATCTCCGTCACCGGCAACGTGCTGCGCGACTACAACACCGACCTGTTCCCGATCCTCGAGCTTGGCACCAGCGCCAAGATGCTCTCCATCGTGCCGCTTATGAACGGCGGCGGCATGTTCGAGACCGGCGCGGGCGGCTCGGCGCCAAAGCACGTGCAGCAGTTCGTGGAGGCGGGGCACCTTAGGTGGGACTCGCTCGGGGAGTTCCTCGCCCTTGCCGAATCGCTGGACCACATGGCAAGCGTCACCGGCAATGCGAAGGCTGCGGTGTTCGCCAAGGCTCTACACCAGGCCAACGGCAAGTTCCTCAACTCCAACAAATCGCCGTCGCGCAAGACCGGCGAGTTGGACAACCGCGGCAGCCATTTCTATCTTGCCATGTACTGGGCGGAGGCTTTGGCCGGGCAGACCGGCGACAAGGATATCCAGGCCCGTTTCACCAATGTGGCAAAGGAACTGGCCGCCAACGAGGCCAAGATCATCGCCGAGCTTAACGGCTCGCAGGGCAAGCCAAACGACATCGGCGGCTATTACAGGCCCGACGCGGGAAAGGTCTCCAGTGCGATGCGCCCCAGCCAGACCCTCAACGCAATCATCGGCTCTATTGCATAGAGGGAAACGATTGCGGCGCCAAGGCCGTTTGATTTGAACAAGCCGCCGGGCCTGATAAAGGCCTGGCGGTTTTTTTCGCCTTTACAAAGGTGGGTTCACGCCTGGGCTGCGGCCGGGATGGTGAATATGAACCTGCTCCCCCTGCCGGGCATGGACTCCGCCCATATGGTCCCTCCGTGCCGTTCCACTATTTTCTTGCATATGGAAAGGCCTATCCCCGACCCCTCGTATTTGGCCGTGGAATGGGCGCGCTTGAACGGCTGGAATATCTGTACCAGGTATTCCTTTTCAATCCCCACCCCGTTGTCCTCCACAGCTATTTCCCACATCCCTTCGACCCTGCCGGCGCGGACGGCCACAAGCGGCGGGGCGTCGCCGTGGAATTTTAGCGCGTTTCCGATGAGGTTCTGGATCAGCCGCTGTATGGAGTCCGCGTCGGCCATTATCTCCGGCAGGCCGCTCCATTCCACCTTTCCCCCGGTCTCCCGCAGCCGCTCGGTCAGGTCCCTGCAAATGTTTTCCATCACCGTGTCCAGGCTCACGGAATTTATGTGAAGGTCCGTCCTCCCGGCCCGGGAGAGGGCCAGAAGGTTCTGTATCATGGCCATCAGCCGGGTGGCGGCGTTTGTTATGAAATGTATGTCCTCCTTGGCCCTGGCCGAAAGGTCCTTTCCAACGTCCTCCACCAGAAACTTGCTGTAGCTTGAAATTGTCCGCAGCGGCTCCTGCAGGTCGTGGCTTGCGGCGTAGGCGAACTCCTCCAGCTCCTTGTTGGCGATCTCCAGTTTCTTCGTGTGGCCTTTCACGGACTCTTCGGCGCGCATGCGCTCGGCGACCTCCGTCTGCAGCTTGCGGTTCGCCTCCTCCAGCTGCTCGGTGCGCTCTATCACTCTGCGCTCAAGCCCTTCGTTCAAGCGGCTTATTTCGCCCTCCGCCCGCCTGCGCCCGCCAATTTCCAGGGTAAGTTTTTTGTTCAGCCGCATTACGGTCACATAGCGCCATGCGAACATCACGGCCATCATCAGCGCAAGGGCCGCGCCCCCCGCCATGGAAAGCCTGCGCGGGGTCCAGTAAGGCTCCGGCTTGCCATACCATTTGACGTATATGCGCCGGTACTCCTCCTGCCCCACAAATCCCTCGATGGCCTTGTTGATCTTCTCCAGCAAGACGGTCTGCCCCTTGCGGACGGCTATCGCCCTCTGGATTTCGGTGATGGGCGCCCCGGACACTTTTATCCGGTCCTCCACCCCGGATTCACGGGCCAGTTGAAGCAGTGTGGGCCGGGCAGGCGAACGAATCTATCTTCCCGGCCAGCAAATCGAAAAGGCCGGTCTGGAAACTGTCATAGGTGGACAATTGAAGGTTGCGGTGGTTTTTCAGTTGCTCATACGCCACGCTCCCCTTGATCGCGCCCACATTGTGCCGCCCGCCAGTCAAATCAATTTCCGTCCCGTGCGAACGGATAAAAAAGGAGACCGGGAACGCGTCGATCGGCGAGGAGAACACCAGGAACTCGCCCCGCTCGCCGCTGATCCCGGCGCCGGGGGCCACGTCGGCCTCCTTGTTCTTCAACTTTTCAAAGACATCGGCCCAGCCGCGTCCATAGATGTATTCGACTTTAAATCCGGCGCGCACGGCTATCTGGTTCATCACCTCCACCGCGAATCCCGCCGCCCTGCCTGTGCGCTGGTCGTAATAGTATGTGGGCGGGGAATCGAAAGGAATCACCGCCACAACCTTTTCTCCGGCTGGAACATGCTCTGCGGGCTTTGCAGTGTCTGCGGCGCAAACAGCCGCCTGAAAGAGCAGGTAAAGGATAAGGGCGAGTGATAGTGAGTTTTTCATGCAGGGCCGCTCACATCTTGTTGATACTTCCACAGACATTATAACAAGCGCTTTGGGGAGCGATGTAACTATTTGGTGAAAACGCCCCCATTTTAGTCCATGGCAGGGTCCACGATAACCCTGCTTTTTTTCGCCGATGTCTTGTCCTGTGTCTTCTTAAATACCAGTATCCTGATCTTCCGGATCATATCTTTCGCGCCGGGGGGGGATCCGTTTTGCCGTTCCATGGCCTCGGCGGCGCCCTCCAGCTTTTCCAGCCACCTTGTTATCCGCCAAGGGTCCGGCCTGCTCTCGGCCACTTCGTCGAATATGTTCTCCACCTGGTTTAGCATCAGGTATTTCATCTCGGCGTTCCCGCCAAAATCGCTCTTCTCCACAATCCCCTTCAGCTTTATGCAGGCATCTTCCACCTCTTTTTTGTCGATGGCGCCGGGAGCCTCCAGATGGGCCTCGAAATATTTTTCCATCATCTGCTCTTCCTGGGCCATGTAGAAGTCCAGGGCGGACTTGGCTATTTCGTGTGTGCGCAGCAGGTAGGCCTTCTCCTCGTCGTAGGAGCTCTCCCCGTCGTCCACCATCATCCCACCGGCGAAATCCTTCTTTTTCCCCTCGGCGATGGACAGCCCCTCCTTGATCTTGCCGATGGCCGCCTGCACGTCGTTCTTCTCCCAGTACGCGCGGCCAAGGTTGTAGTAGAGTATCTCGTCGGCCGGGTCTATGAATATGGCCTTCTCGTAATTCTCTATAGCCTCGCCGAGAAGCTCCTTCTTCCTTAAGTAGATGGCGAATTCGTTGAAGGTGTGCTTGTTGGCCTGCTCATATATCTGGTTGGCCTCCCTTATCTTCCGGAAGATGGCCATCGCCTCCTCCACAAGGTTCTTCTCCATCTTCGCCTTGCCCATGCCTATCTGGGCCTTGATGTTGCTCTCGTCCAGATTCAGGCTCCGCTTGAACATGTCCTCGGCTTCGTCGAGCTTTTGGTTGTCCAGGTGGGTCTCCCCCATGGCGGCGCGGTTCTCCGCCATTTTCATCCGGATTTCCTCCACGGTGCGCGGCAAAAGGGGGCAATCATGCTCGGAACAGGACTTGTACCGCTCCTTGAAGTCGGCCAGGTTCACGTTTTCCGCGGCGATCTGTCCTGTGGGGTCCCCCTTTGCGTCCATCAGTTCGAGGGCCACGTTCCCGTTTTCAAGCTGCTCGATGTAGTAATGGACGGTCATGGACGGAGCGGCGCCCTCCTGCGGCTTGATTTCGAAACAGCGGCCGATTTTTTTCTTTGATCCGGCGGAGCCTTGTTTTTTGTCCGGCATGCGGCCTGATTATCAGTGATGAGAGTAGCTGGGATATTTTAGTTTTTTTGAATGAGTGAATGAAACATATATTTTTCGCCCCCGGGGTTTTCGCTCTAGAAAATACCCCCCTCGAAATTCCGCCACGCGCCGATCACAAGGCCGAGGATGGGGTTTTCGTTCCGGCGCATGTCCACCCCCCGCACCCGGTCCGATACGTTAAGCGGCGCAAGGTACAGCCAGTGCCCCTCTTTCTGCAGCGTGTTTGCGGTGACCTGGCCTGCGGTGTAAATTGCGTACACCTTTTTTTCCATCACCCTCTCCCGGTCCACGTCCCGGTCTATCACCACGATGTCCCCGGACGAAAGGTACGGCAGCATCGAATCTCCGTCCACCCTGCAGGCCACAAGGTTGCTGGAGCCGCCAAGCTCCTTGAGGGCCTTCATCCGCAACAGTATGTGGTCTATCACATTTTCTTTTGTGATGATCCCGCCAGCCGCCGCCACACGCCCTTCCGTCAGCGGCACACTCACATAGCCGCCATCGGCCCCCGGGGGAAAGGCCGTCTCCGCAAATCCCTTTGCCGAGGCCCGGGATGGCGCCAGATGGAAGTGGAGCGGAGAACTGTCCCTGATGTCGCTTGGAAGGGGGCGGCCCGTCAAAAGCCTTCCCAGGTCCACCCCTCCCTGCCCGGCGATTTTGAGCAGGACGCCGATTTCCGGCAAAGCTCCCTCCTCATACCTCTTCACAGAGGTGTGGGAGACGCCGATAAGCCCGGCGAACTCCTTGAGAGTCCTGCCAGCGCGGATCGCCCTTATCCGTCCGGCCAGGCCCCTCCTGTCAACGGCGCCTGGTTTACGCATCCGTTAAAAATGGTATTGACTTTTTACGCTATAGTTAATTAGCATTATAGGCGCGCCGGGCCGGATTTGGCAAGGCGAAAAGGTGGTCCAACCAGGGGGAGGCTTTTTATGGCCGGCAGGAGGAATAGAGGGGGATTGTTTGCGTCCGGTTCACCGGCCAGTGGCGCCGCTCAATACCTGCGGCGCAAATTTTTTACAACTACCCAGCTTGCTTCCCGATGGAAGGTAAGTTCCGTCACGGTGATCAGGCTCATTGAGGAAGGCCAGCTTAAAGGCTTGAAAATCAGGAGGATGTACAGGGTGAGCGTGGAATCGGTGGAGTCTTACGAACGCAAGGTGTCGTTCTGATTTTTTTTGCGGCCGCCACACGCCCACATTTTCACTTTTTTTCCCGGAATGCATTATAATTAAACCCTGTTTGACTCCTTGAATATGCACGGATGAACGATCAGCAACGCCCCGCGGCGATACAGGATTTCCTCAAGGAACTCTCCGCCGCCACTAATGACGTCGTGTCACTGGCCGACGTGAAGGCTCCGGAGCCTGCCGGGGTGGCCAGGATCATCATCTACGCCACCCGCGTCCGGGACATACACCACAGGCTGCTGGACGGATACAACGCCGCGGAAGGCCGGTCGCGGATCATAGAGCGTTTCTTCAACCAGTGGAACAACATGGTGTTCGGCGTGCTCTATACCGCCGACGTGCTGGAAAAGAAAAAAGCTCTCACAGGCCGACAGTTTGAAATATTCCGCGCCGCCCTCGACGAGATTATCCGTTACACGAAAAAATTCGGCGCCACCTACGGCGGACGCTAAACCGCTCCCGCGCCCGGAATCACCGTGCGGACCATCTCGGTCACCTCCCGGTCTATGAGCGGTTTTGAGATAAATCCCGCCGTCCCCATGCCGGTCAGCTTTTCCATCCACTCCGGCCCGGCCTCCGAGGACATGACCAGCACCGGGATCCCCTTTGTGGCCTCCCCTTCCTTCAGCCGCCGCACAAGCTCTATCCCGTCCATCACCGGCATGTTGATGTCCGTTATCACAAGGCCGGGCTTCTGGGCTCCGGACGCCGCCAGGGCATACGCCTGCTCGCCGTTCTCCGCCACCATGGTGGAAAGCCCGAGCCCCGAAAGGATATCCTTCATCAACTCCAGATAAGCCTCGTTGTCGTCCACCACCAGCACGCGCGTCCGCTCGGCCGGCGCGGGGGTGAATGAAACGTAGAACACGCTCCCCTTGCCCGGCTCGGACTCCACAGTGATGTCCCCCCCATGGGCGATCATTATCTCTTTGCACAAAGGAAGCCCGAGCCCGGTCCCCTTTTCGCCGGAAGTCCCCTTTGTCGTGGTCTTGACCTCCTGGCGGAATATGTCGCGCATTATCATTGGATCAATTCCCTTCCCGGTGTCCCGCACCGCCACGCAGCATGTACTGCCTGCGGGAATGAACACCGTCACCGTGTCGCCGCCGCTGCAAAACTTCACGGCGTTGGACAGCAGGTTGTTCATTATTTCCAAAAACAGGTCCGCATCCGCCATCACGGTGGTATTCGGCGGTATTTCCGGAAAGATCTTCACCCCTTTGGCCTTCGCAAGGTAAATGTGGCTCAATATCGAAGTGGCCACAACTTCGTTCACCGGCACTTTTTCGATGGAGGGGACTATTGAGCCCGAAGAAAGCCTTGTAAGGTCTAAAAGCTGGTCTATCATCCGCAAAAGCCCTTCGGAGGAGGCTATCGAATATTCGAATAGTTTTCCGTGCTCGTCGTTGAGGCTCGGTTCCGCGGCCTCTTTTATATGCCGCAGCATTCCGGCTATGGAGGCAATGGGCGACCTTAAATCGTGGGTGACCAGCGACAGGAACTTGTCCTTGAGCGCCGTGGCCTTTTCGGCGTTTTCCTTGGCGGCCCGCAGGGCCTCCTCCGCCTTTTTCCGGTCAGTCAGGTCCACCGCCACCCATATCACTCCGCCGTCCGGTTCTTCCGGGTTTATCGCCCGCCCGTACAGCCCGCACCAGAACAGGCCGCCGCCGGCCCTTTTCATGCTCTTCTCGGCAAGGCAGCCTTCCCCGCGCATAAGCACAGGCTCGGCGTCCGCGATGAACGACGTGAAATCCTCCGGCGACGGCCAGAGAATCTCCATCGAGCCGCCCACCGCCTCATCCCTGCTTATCCCGAAAAGTTCTTCGATCTTCTGGTTCACCCGGGCGATCCTGCGTCCCTTGACGAACATGATCCCCACAATCGCGTTCTCCAGTATCACGGTCTGCTCGGCCTGGGTCTGCGCCAGCTTTTGCTCAATGTCCTGGTTCATCAGGGCCAGCGCCTCGTTCTGCTCTTCTATCCGCTTGTCCGCGAAATGCGCCTTTATCGCCTCGGTGACGGTGATTATGATGTCGTCCTGCTCCCACGGTTTCCTTATGTAGCGGTACAGGTTGGCCCGGTTGATGGCGTTGCCCACCGCCGCAAGGTCCGCCTGCCCCGTCAGCATTATCTTGAGCGTCTTGGGGAACATCTTGTGGACGCGCACCATAAGCTCGTCCCCTTTCATGCCGGGCATGATCTGGTCGCAGATCATCACGGGGAAATCGTGGCCGTCTTTATGGAACGATTCGCTCAGGAATAGCGCCTCTTCGGCGCTTTCGGCGGTCTCTATGCGGTAATCCCCCCCCAGGGCGCGGCGAAGCTGTTCTTTGAGGCTTGTGATGACTATTTTCTCGTCGTCCACGCAAAGGATCACAGGTTTTTTCATAACCTCTCCAGCCCTGTCCTGATCACGTTCACCAGATCATCCTCGTTCCACGGCTTGCTGATATGGGCGAAAAGATCCGCCTCATCCGTGGCGCGCCGCACCGCCTCCTCGTTGGCCTGCCCGGTGAGCATCACCTTTACGATGCGCGGGAACCGCTTGTGCACCTGTATCAGGAATTCGTCCCCCTTGATGCCGGGCATCAGCCAGTCGGAGACTATTATCAGTATCTCCACCCCCCCGGCCACCAGCTTTTCGATCACCTCCATGGCCTCCTCCGCGTTCTCGGCCATCTCGTACATGTACGCGGGGCCGAAATTCTTGCGAAGCTGGCTTTTAAGGCTGTTGAGGATTATCTTCTCATCGTCCACGCAAAGTATGGCCTTATTCGCCATTTTCCCTCCTTGACGCTCCCCCGTTTGAATAAAGCGGCAGGACCACCGTGAACACCGTCCTGCCGGGCCGGCTTTCGGCCATGATCCGCCCGTTATGCTTATCTATTATCTTTTTCACTATGTCCAGCCCAAGCCCGCTCCCCTCCCCTTTGGGTTTGGTGGTGAAAAACGGCTCGAATATCCGCTCCATTATGTCCGGCGGGATGCCGTGGCCGCTGTCGGCAATGGTCACCACCGCCGTTTCCCCCTCCTCGGCGACGCGGATCTCCAGCCTCCCCTTGTTCCCCATGGCGTGCAGGGCGTTGTGGATAAGGTTCGTCCACACCTGGTGTATCTCGTCGGCGTGGCATAGCACAAGGGGATTATGGCGGTAGTCCTTCACCACCTCCACCCCGTGCTTTATATTGTGATGGTACAGCGTGAGCACCGTCTCCAGCC
It encodes the following:
- a CDS encoding tetratricopeptide repeat protein, coding for MPDKKQGSAGSKKKIGRCFEIKPQEGAAPSMTVHYYIEQLENGNVALELMDAKGDPTGQIAAENVNLADFKERYKSCSEHDCPLLPRTVEEIRMKMAENRAAMGETHLDNQKLDEAEDMFKRSLNLDESNIKAQIGMGKAKMEKNLVEEAMAIFRKIREANQIYEQANKHTFNEFAIYLRKKELLGEAIENYEKAIFIDPADEILYYNLGRAYWEKNDVQAAIGKIKEGLSIAEGKKKDFAGGMMVDDGESSYDEEKAYLLRTHEIAKSALDFYMAQEEQMMEKYFEAHLEAPGAIDKKEVEDACIKLKGIVEKSDFGGNAEMKYLMLNQVENIFDEVAESRPDPWRITRWLEKLEGAAEAMERQNGSPPGAKDMIRKIRILVFKKTQDKTSAKKSRVIVDPAMD
- a CDS encoding response regulator, encoding MKKPVILCVDDEKIVITSLKEQLRRALGGDYRIETAESAEEALFLSESFHKDGHDFPVMICDQIMPGMKGDELMVRVHKMFPKTLKIMLTGQADLAAVGNAINRANLYRYIRKPWEQDDIIITVTEAIKAHFADKRIEEQNEALALMNQDIEQKLAQTQAEQTVILENAIVGIMFVKGRRIARVNQKIEELFGISRDEAVGGSMEILWPSPEDFTSFIADAEPVLMRGEGCLAEKSMKRAGGGLFWCGLYGRAINPEEPDGGVIWVAVDLTDRKKAEEALRAAKENAEKATALKDKFLSLVTHDLRSPIASIAGMLRHIKEAAEPSLNDEHGKLFEYSIASSEGLLRMIDQLLDLTRLSSGSIVPSIEKVPVNEVVATSILSHIYLAKAKGVKIFPEIPPNTTVMADADLFLEIMNNLLSNAVKFCSGGDTVTVFIPAGSTCCVAVRDTGKGIDPMIMRDIFRQEVKTTTKGTSGEKGTGLGLPLCKEIMIAHGGDITVESEPGKGSVFYVSFTPAPAERTRVLVVDDNEAYLELMKDILSGLGLSTMVAENGEQAYALAASGAQKPGLVITDINMPVMDGIELVRRLKEGEATKGIPVLVMSSEAGPEWMEKLTGMGTAGFISKPLIDREVTEMVRTVIPGAGAV
- a CDS encoding transporter substrate-binding domain-containing protein, giving the protein MKNSLSLALILYLLFQAAVCAADTAKPAEHVPAGEKVVAVIPFDSPPTYYYDQRTGRAAGFAVEVMNQIAVRAGFKVEYIYGRGWADVFEKLKNKEADVAPGAGISGERGEFLVFSSPIDAFPVSFFIRSHGTEIDLTGGRHNVGAIKGSVAYEQLKNHRNLQLSTYDSFQTGLFDLLAGKIDSFACPAHTASTGP
- a CDS encoding 16S rRNA (uracil(1498)-N(3))-methyltransferase, whose protein sequence is MRHFIVSPLAVSGDSVTITGQDAHHIHHVLRLKKGDEITVAAGEPGRLLCEVAHISKESVTATIIARLAELEPAGPKIILAQGLPKGKKMDDIVRMACELGVAEIIPVVTQRCVAKIGDNADSKVERWNAVSIAAAKQSQASHVTAVAGAMQIGALPSPSGSNISIVLWEEESRPLKEILQTAPKPDSITIVIGPEGGLAKDEVESLKSRGFSCASIGNKILRTETAGVAAASMILYHYS
- a CDS encoding helix-turn-helix domain-containing protein produces the protein MAGRRNRGGLFASGSPASGAAQYLRRKFFTTTQLASRWKVSSVTVIRLIEEGQLKGLKIRRMYRVSVESVESYERKVSF
- a CDS encoding NADP-dependent isocitrate dehydrogenase → MAGKELKIYWTETDEAPMLATYSLLPIIQKFTGGCGFSVEPADISLSGRILANFPENLTEAQRIPDWLTQLGKLAETPEANIIKLPNISASVPQLKAAIKELQEKGYKIPDYPENPANDAEKEIKTRYAKALGSAVNPVLREGNSDRRAAVAVKEYARKNPHKMGAWSSGSKTHVSTMTGGDFRSNEKSVTVPEATSVKIELAGKDGKTTVLKEKLSLKAGEVIDGTFMSKKALVKFIEEQAEDAKKQGVLFSLHLKATMMKVSDPVMFGHAVKVFYKDVFEKHAAVIAELKVNVNNGLGDLYAKIKSLPADQQAAIEADIKECYKNRPAIAMVNSDKGITNLHVPSDIIIDASMPAMIRESGRMWGPDGKLADTKAVIPDHSYAPLYHETIEHCKKHGAFDPRTMGTVPNVGLMAQKAEEYGSHDKTFEIPSDGVVRVVDASGKTLIEHNVEAGDIWRACQTKDAPIRDWVKLAVTRARATGAPAIFWLDADRGHDAQIIEKVKTYLKDHDTSGLDIRIMSVGEATRLSLERMRDGKDTISVTGNVLRDYNTDLFPILELGTSAKMLSIVPLMNGGGMFETGAGGSAPKHVQQFVEAGHLRWDSLGEFLALAESLDHMASVTGNAKAAVFAKALHQANGKFLNSNKSPSRKTGELDNRGSHFYLAMYWAEALAGQTGDKDIQARFTNVAKELAANEAKIIAELNGSQGKPNDIGGYYRPDAGKVSSAMRPSQTLNAIIGSIA
- a CDS encoding helix-turn-helix domain-containing protein, encoding MRKPGAVDRRGLAGRIRAIRAGRTLKEFAGLIGVSHTSVKRYEEGALPEIGVLLKIAGQGGVDLGRLLTGRPLPSDIRDSSPLHFHLAPSRASAKGFAETAFPPGADGGYVSVPLTEGRVAAAGGIITKENVIDHILLRMKALKELGGSSNLVACRVDGDSMLPYLSSGDIVVIDRDVDRERVMEKKVYAIYTAGQVTANTLQKEGHWLYLAPLNVSDRVRGVDMRRNENPILGLVIGAWRNFEGGIF
- a CDS encoding pyridoxal phosphate-dependent aminotransferase, which translates into the protein MDKGHVSGKSGEIPPFMVMDAMEKAKLMERAGENIVHLEIGEPDLDTPDVIKRAGVAAINEGRTKYTHSLGLIELREAICWRMKKEYGVTVGPDRVLVSTGSSAALFLALAAVIDPGDEVILSDPCYACYPNFITFLGGKPVHVPVREDDGFQFSAKSISEKITPRTRAILINSPSNPTGTLLDAAAMREIASLGPLVISDEIYHGMVYEGRADTILNHTDNAIVIDGFSKRHAMTGWRLGHAIVPERLLRPMQKMQQNFYISACSFSQWAGVAAIRHGDESLAMMRDTFNKRRRFLLERLGEIGLAPKCEPKGAFYAFVNVSRYSRDSAAFADEILEKAKVAVTPGIDFGPGGEGFIRLSYANSEERIGEGITRLKAFLDEYNHRATEARRKKY